A stretch of the Sphingobacterium thalpophilum genome encodes the following:
- a CDS encoding CdaR family protein, with the protein MAHAVRLNKTQRRKINIFVRCVGISLLAWLLFSISNQYTVTVKAAIEYVNLPEKRAFHPQQSDTVKVKLEMTGWQFLFSKAALETPKVQVDLSSLKTKDWIVFSNQLGFINRQFPHEQRVISVSPDTLFFDFSKQTQRKVPVKPLSSIFFKRGYGIIADTKVTPAYVTITGPYEDVSTIEYWETDTVRGKDVERDVRTVANLARNQKANINVYPTSVEVLMPVGELTEKIIELPIKVENGQRYSSVRPNPSKVVITVLMSVKDYNKYTSRDFEAVVDLADWEKNEVQYLPVLLTKVPDYCKIISIVPQNVDFFVRK; encoded by the coding sequence ATGGCACATGCAGTTCGACTAAACAAGACCCAGCGGCGCAAGATCAATATCTTTGTGCGCTGTGTTGGAATTTCGTTGTTAGCCTGGTTGTTGTTTTCGATTTCAAACCAGTATACTGTGACGGTCAAAGCGGCGATCGAATATGTCAACCTGCCCGAAAAGCGGGCTTTTCACCCACAGCAATCGGATACCGTGAAGGTCAAGCTGGAGATGACCGGCTGGCAATTTCTGTTTTCCAAAGCTGCACTCGAAACACCAAAGGTTCAGGTGGACCTCAGTTCCCTGAAAACCAAGGACTGGATTGTATTTTCCAACCAGCTGGGGTTTATCAACCGGCAGTTTCCGCACGAGCAGCGCGTGATATCTGTTAGTCCGGATACGCTTTTTTTCGATTTTTCAAAGCAGACACAGCGAAAAGTTCCGGTCAAACCACTCTCCAGTATTTTCTTTAAGCGAGGATATGGCATTATCGCGGATACAAAGGTGACTCCTGCTTATGTGACGATCACAGGACCGTACGAGGATGTGTCCACGATCGAGTATTGGGAAACGGATACAGTACGTGGAAAGGATGTGGAGCGTGATGTACGCACGGTGGCCAACCTGGCCCGCAACCAAAAAGCGAATATTAATGTTTATCCCACCTCCGTGGAGGTGCTGATGCCGGTAGGGGAGCTGACAGAGAAAATTATTGAGCTGCCGATCAAGGTGGAAAACGGTCAGCGCTATAGCTCCGTGCGGCCCAATCCCAGTAAGGTGGTCATCACTGTACTTATGTCGGTCAAGGATTATAACAAGTATACCTCACGTGATTTTGAAGCCGTCGTCGACCTGGCAGACTGGGAGAAGAACGAGGTGCAATATCTTCCGGTCCTTCTGACCAAGGTGCCTGATTATTGTAAGATTATCAGTATAGTGCCACAGAATGTGGATTTCTTTGTACGTAAATAA
- the dinB gene encoding DNA polymerase IV, translating to MDSSQAHRKIIHLDMDAFYASVEQRDFPEYRGRAIAVGGSPDGRGVVATASYEARKFGVRSAMSSRKALQLCPDLLFVRPRFDVYRQVSFQIREIFHRYTDLIEPLSLDEAFLDVTVDKQGIGSAIEIARAIKSAIRTELDLTVSAGISVNKFVAKVASDMDKPNGLTFIGPSKIMKFMEGLPVDKFFGVGKVTAKKMHELGLFTGLDLKKQREDDLVRWFGKSGHFFYRIVRGIDERPVTPNRLSKSVGIEDTFESDIGSIEQLNAVLQRLSRQLWTRMDKKEITGRTLTLKLKYADFVQLTRSITLDSSFDAEDKIYATAHSLLTKLTLSNKVRLLGISVSNFVDENEFPKTGVQLRLFDNHF from the coding sequence ATGGATTCGTCACAGGCCCACCGTAAAATTATCCATCTGGATATGGATGCATTTTATGCATCTGTTGAACAGCGGGATTTTCCGGAGTACCGCGGCAGAGCCATCGCTGTGGGCGGCTCGCCAGATGGCCGTGGCGTGGTGGCCACGGCGAGTTATGAAGCCCGTAAATTTGGCGTTCGTTCGGCGATGAGTTCGCGCAAGGCGCTGCAGCTATGTCCAGATCTATTGTTTGTCCGACCACGTTTTGACGTGTATCGGCAAGTGTCCTTCCAGATCAGAGAGATCTTCCACCGTTATACGGATCTGATTGAACCTTTGTCGCTGGACGAAGCGTTTCTCGACGTGACGGTAGATAAGCAGGGGATAGGTTCTGCCATTGAGATCGCAAGGGCAATTAAGAGTGCGATCAGGACGGAACTTGATCTGACTGTCTCAGCGGGGATCTCGGTCAATAAGTTTGTCGCGAAGGTTGCCTCCGATATGGACAAACCCAATGGGTTGACTTTTATTGGTCCCTCAAAAATTATGAAGTTTATGGAGGGGCTGCCTGTGGATAAATTCTTCGGAGTGGGCAAGGTAACGGCCAAAAAGATGCACGAACTCGGCCTGTTTACGGGCTTGGATCTTAAGAAGCAGCGGGAGGATGATCTGGTGCGTTGGTTCGGTAAGTCAGGGCATTTCTTTTACCGTATCGTTCGGGGAATTGACGAGCGGCCGGTAACTCCCAACCGCCTGAGTAAATCGGTAGGCATAGAGGATACTTTTGAGTCGGATATTGGGAGTATCGAACAACTAAATGCGGTCTTACAAAGGCTGAGCCGGCAGCTCTGGACACGGATGGATAAAAAAGAGATTACCGGCAGAACCCTCACCCTTAAGCTAAAATATGCTGATTTTGTGCAGCTGACGCGTAGCATCACCTTGGATAGCAGCTTCGACGCAGAGGACAAAATTTATGCGACGGCGCATAGCCTGCTCACTAAGCTAACCTTGTCCAACAAAGTGCGTCTGCTGGGGATTTCCGTTTCCAATTTCGTGGATGAAAACGAGTTTCCGAAAACGGGTGTGCAGCTCAGATTGTTCGACAATCATTTTTAG
- a CDS encoding BtrH N-terminal domain-containing protein produces the protein MINTIEVFDGQHCETTATGTLLKHLGITLSEPMLFGLGEGLSFLYWKMKGMEFPFLGGRIKTDLLTRNICKNLHLELMVKETSSKAKAWKEVKQLLDDGHVVGLKLDAYHLEYFTHPFHFAGHYAAIYGYDSKAAFLVDTRQQGGRVQTSLDSLGRARAAKGPMASKNLYYQIERTPQDIDIEMALRTALINNAREYLSPPISNVAYKGILKASREVMRWFDGSTSKAREFEMAATFMERAGTGGALFRNLYRDFLKESCQLLQIEQLYTAYQAFVEIASLWTAVSELFLEVSANAKRSDIEAASEVLKTLSAKERQAMEGLTVIQSAG, from the coding sequence ATGATAAATACTATAGAGGTATTCGACGGACAACACTGTGAAACAACGGCAACAGGAACATTATTGAAGCATCTAGGAATAACACTCTCAGAACCTATGCTTTTTGGACTTGGTGAGGGGCTGAGCTTCCTTTATTGGAAAATGAAAGGCATGGAATTTCCTTTCCTGGGCGGGCGGATCAAAACAGATCTGCTTACCCGCAATATCTGTAAAAATTTACATCTGGAACTTATGGTCAAGGAAACTTCTTCAAAGGCGAAAGCCTGGAAAGAAGTTAAGCAGCTCCTGGATGACGGACACGTCGTCGGCCTTAAGCTGGATGCCTATCATCTCGAGTATTTTACCCACCCTTTTCATTTTGCGGGTCATTATGCTGCGATTTATGGCTATGATAGCAAGGCTGCTTTCCTGGTGGATACACGCCAGCAGGGGGGGAGGGTCCAAACCTCATTGGACAGTCTGGGCAGAGCCAGGGCGGCCAAAGGTCCCATGGCTTCGAAGAATTTGTACTATCAAATAGAGCGGACTCCTCAGGACATTGATATCGAAATGGCTCTGCGTACAGCACTGATCAACAACGCGCGTGAATACCTGTCACCACCAATTAGCAATGTCGCGTATAAAGGAATTCTGAAGGCGAGCCGCGAGGTCATGCGCTGGTTTGACGGCAGTACCTCCAAAGCTCGCGAATTTGAGATGGCCGCTACCTTTATGGAAAGAGCAGGTACGGGCGGTGCATTGTTTCGGAACCTATATCGTGATTTTTTAAAAGAAAGTTGTCAACTGCTGCAGATCGAACAGCTATATACGGCTTATCAGGCATTTGTTGAAATAGCTTCCTTGTGGACCGCGGTGTCTGAACTTTTTCTTGAAGTAAGCGCTAACGCCAAAAGGAGCGATATAGAAGCTGCTTCTGAAGTGCTTAAGACCTTATCTGCCAAAGAGCGTCAGGCGATGGAAGGGCTAACCGTCATTCAATCGGCCGGTTAG
- a CDS encoding DUF1573 domain-containing protein yields MKNLSKYSVLALTAVFFVSCGNAQKGKEEAKVSSEVVASDSLSKAAAQMGKVEFEEPAFDFGQVKEGAQVKHTFILKNTGDAPVILSKVTASCGCTQPEFSKSPILPGATSEIHVTFNSEGQVGKQQKIITVQSNASNGMTTVQLKGEVLAK; encoded by the coding sequence ATGAAGAACTTGAGTAAATATTCGGTTTTAGCGCTGACAGCGGTATTTTTCGTTTCCTGCGGCAATGCACAGAAAGGGAAAGAAGAAGCAAAGGTCAGCAGCGAAGTGGTCGCGTCGGACAGTCTTTCTAAGGCAGCTGCCCAAATGGGGAAAGTGGAGTTTGAGGAGCCGGCGTTTGATTTTGGGCAGGTAAAGGAAGGTGCACAGGTGAAACATACCTTTATTCTGAAAAACACTGGGGATGCCCCAGTTATTCTTTCCAAAGTAACCGCTTCATGCGGCTGCACTCAGCCTGAGTTTTCGAAGAGTCCGATTCTACCGGGGGCAACATCCGAAATCCATGTGACTTTTAACAGCGAAGGACAGGTCGGTAAGCAACAAAAGATCATTACCGTCCAATCGAACGCTTCCAATGGCATGACTACGGTGCAGCTAAAAGGTGAAGTATTAGCGAAATAA
- the nusB gene encoding transcription antitermination factor NusB, with product MLNRRHLRVKVVQTLYAYSLSEDKDIKTFEKALLKNVDEVYEMYIWTLNLLDEVADYVLIDAEGRANKFLPTEKDLSLTTKLSTNTFIESLRQNPQYAEGVKKYKISWSFDPEIVRTVFLQLKDSEAYLEYLQQEDRSIGTEKDIIKHIFKKIILKSPVIEQVFEEKFINWPVDKEVLQALIAKTFKNFSSEDPRKNKLAEITQNWNDDSDYILALLGKTIRNTNEYQKLISEKTKNWESDRIALMDTLLMRMAICELINFPSIPVKVTINEYIEISKVFSTLKSNTFINGILDKILNDLNQQGRIQKAGRGLRD from the coding sequence ATGTTAAACAGGAGACACCTGCGGGTTAAAGTAGTGCAAACGCTTTATGCGTACAGTCTTTCAGAAGACAAAGACATCAAGACATTTGAAAAAGCACTATTAAAAAATGTGGATGAAGTCTATGAGATGTACATCTGGACACTGAATCTATTGGATGAAGTAGCCGATTATGTACTGATCGATGCAGAAGGCAGAGCCAACAAGTTCTTGCCAACTGAAAAAGATCTGTCGTTGACGACCAAATTGAGTACCAATACCTTTATTGAGTCGTTGCGGCAAAATCCGCAATATGCAGAAGGCGTCAAAAAATATAAGATTTCATGGAGCTTTGATCCAGAGATCGTCCGGACAGTATTTTTGCAGTTGAAAGATTCGGAAGCGTATCTGGAATATCTGCAGCAGGAGGACCGTTCGATCGGTACGGAAAAAGATATCATCAAGCATATCTTCAAGAAAATCATTCTGAAATCTCCGGTCATTGAGCAGGTATTTGAAGAGAAATTCATCAACTGGCCTGTCGATAAAGAAGTGTTGCAGGCCTTGATTGCGAAGACTTTTAAGAACTTTAGTTCGGAAGATCCGCGTAAGAACAAGCTGGCTGAGATCACGCAAAACTGGAACGATGACAGTGACTATATTTTGGCATTGCTGGGCAAAACGATCCGCAATACCAATGAATATCAGAAGCTTATTTCGGAGAAAACAAAAAACTGGGAATCCGATCGTATTGCATTGATGGATACGCTGTTGATGCGTATGGCCATCTGTGAGCTAATAAATTTTCCGTCGATTCCGGTAAAAGTGACAATTAATGAGTATATTGAAATCTCTAAGGTATTCAGTACTTTAAAGAGCAATACATTTATTAATGGTATATTGGACAAAATATTGAACGACCTGAATCAGCAGGGTAGGATTCAGAAAGCAGGTCGTGGTTTGAGGGATTAA
- a CDS encoding S9 family peptidase has translation MNTVSRVLLSASMVFFVHDLTIAQKKLDFAQSWGQKQSLTVRINQYPGWADAGAYLENDVNDGHLYQVNVKSGKRSIYTVPPKEGTVVYVEDNDIFIKNGNGTAKKLTHSPDIAEQNPTLSPDGKYVAFTRKSNLYSVDVHTGQEAQYTTDGTDVIYNGWSSWVYYEEILGRPTKYKAFWWSPDSKKIAFMRFDDTKVPMFPIYSSKGQHGYLEETRYPKAGDPNPEVKVGIAHLEGGKVIWADFNEKDDQYFGQPYWAFDSQNVMVQWMNRDQNNLKFYQVDPNSGAKKEIYDERQASWINLDHDERITYLGDNKYYILKSDKTGWAHYYLYKLDGTLVNPMTSGEWQVTEIKRIDEKNKVLYFTARKENSARMDLYRVDYSGKNLKRLTFGEYSHDVTVSPDGKYFITRYSNVSTPDRVALVDNQGKVLRQLADSKAADFNDYAYGKTEYTHIKSDDGRFDLPLTITYPADFDQSKVYPVVFSIYGGPDAGTVKDTWKGTSNQYWANAGIIQVSADHRASGHFGKQGVAYMHRNLGHWEIIDYSTIVRWLKSQPWVAKNKVLITGHSYGGYMTCLAMTKAADVFDFGIAGAPVTSWDLYDSHYTERWMDTPQDNPEGYKAGSVLSYVNNYKGVLRIMHGDIDDNVHLQNTIQLVDRLTDRNVPFELMIYPGSRHGFDRSKSKYDFNERARFYYQYLLEKPLPKEFK, from the coding sequence ATGAATACAGTATCAAGAGTGCTCTTAAGTGCATCTATGGTGTTTTTTGTGCATGATCTTACTATCGCACAGAAGAAATTGGATTTCGCGCAGTCGTGGGGACAGAAGCAGTCGCTGACGGTACGCATAAACCAGTATCCGGGCTGGGCAGATGCAGGTGCTTATCTCGAAAATGACGTTAATGATGGCCATCTGTATCAGGTCAATGTTAAATCGGGGAAGCGAAGCATTTATACCGTTCCGCCAAAGGAGGGAACCGTCGTCTATGTGGAAGATAATGATATTTTTATCAAAAACGGAAATGGTACGGCAAAGAAACTGACTCACTCTCCTGACATTGCCGAACAGAATCCCACCTTATCTCCTGACGGGAAATATGTTGCTTTTACCCGCAAAAGTAATTTATATAGTGTAGACGTGCATACCGGTCAGGAGGCGCAGTACACAACGGACGGGACCGATGTCATATACAACGGCTGGTCTTCGTGGGTGTATTACGAGGAGATTCTGGGACGCCCGACCAAATATAAAGCCTTCTGGTGGTCTCCGGACAGCAAGAAGATAGCCTTTATGCGCTTTGATGACACCAAAGTGCCTATGTTTCCGATTTATTCGTCAAAAGGACAGCATGGTTACCTTGAGGAGACCCGATATCCGAAAGCGGGCGACCCCAACCCCGAGGTAAAGGTTGGTATTGCACATCTTGAGGGTGGCAAAGTAATCTGGGCAGATTTTAACGAAAAAGACGATCAGTATTTTGGGCAGCCATATTGGGCTTTCGATAGCCAGAATGTCATGGTTCAATGGATGAACCGTGACCAGAACAATTTAAAATTTTATCAGGTTGATCCCAACTCAGGCGCTAAAAAAGAAATCTACGACGAGCGTCAGGCATCCTGGATCAATCTGGATCATGATGAGCGCATTACCTATCTGGGGGATAACAAGTATTATATCTTAAAATCAGACAAAACGGGCTGGGCGCATTATTATCTGTATAAACTGGACGGCACTTTGGTCAATCCGATGACCTCAGGGGAATGGCAGGTGACTGAAATCAAACGCATCGATGAGAAAAACAAAGTGCTTTATTTTACGGCACGAAAGGAGAACTCAGCACGTATGGATCTATATCGTGTCGATTATTCGGGCAAAAACCTCAAGCGCCTCACCTTTGGTGAATATTCGCATGACGTTACGGTATCGCCTGACGGAAAGTATTTTATCACACGTTATTCCAACGTAAGCACACCAGACCGCGTTGCTCTTGTGGATAATCAGGGGAAAGTGCTGCGTCAGCTTGCCGACAGCAAAGCGGCAGATTTCAACGATTATGCTTATGGCAAAACTGAATATACGCACATCAAATCGGACGACGGACGGTTTGATCTGCCGCTGACCATCACCTATCCGGCTGATTTTGATCAGTCCAAGGTTTATCCGGTCGTATTCAGTATCTACGGAGGCCCTGATGCGGGGACGGTGAAGGATACCTGGAAAGGCACCAGCAATCAGTATTGGGCCAATGCCGGAATTATTCAGGTTTCGGCCGATCATCGGGCATCGGGTCATTTCGGTAAGCAGGGGGTTGCTTACATGCACCGCAATTTGGGGCATTGGGAGATTATCGATTATTCGACCATTGTAAGATGGTTGAAATCGCAGCCATGGGTAGCAAAAAACAAAGTGCTGATCACGGGACATAGCTATGGCGGTTATATGACCTGTCTGGCGATGACCAAGGCGGCAGACGTATTTGATTTTGGAATTGCCGGAGCTCCGGTGACCTCATGGGATCTGTACGACAGTCATTACACCGAGCGCTGGATGGATACGCCTCAGGATAATCCGGAAGGCTACAAAGCCGGATCTGTATTGAGTTATGTCAACAATTATAAAGGTGTCTTACGTATCATGCATGGCGATATAGATGATAACGTCCACCTACAGAATACCATTCAGCTGGTGGACAGACTGACCGACCGCAATGTACCATTTGAGCTGATGATCTATCCGGGGAGCCGTCATGGTTTTGACCGTTCCAAAAGCAAGTACGACTTTAATGAACGTGCTCGTTTCTACTATCAATACCTATTGGAGAAACCACTTCCAAAAGAGTTTAAATAA
- a CDS encoding Glu/Leu/Phe/Val family dehydrogenase translates to MSTSQNSIFELMSQSGHQNLFFCNDELVGLKAIVAIHDTTLGPAIGGVRMLPYETTEEAIEDALRLSKAITYKSAITGLNLGGGSAVIIGNSRLDKSEVLLRRLGQFIEGLNGNFIASLDVGTTQRDLEYIYTETTHVAGLPKAIRGSGVGDTSIFAAQGVYFGIKACLKELYGSESVAGKKVIVHGVGSVGERLIAMLREENARVYVSDITEEKMLKVAAKYKAEPIPYNEVFDHDFDVYSPCALGGTVNPESAQKMQCRIIAGSANNQLKDEIATSTILHQRGILYAPDYLINAGALISCYSEIQNYGVDHTEFVIKNIYNATREVLKKSKEENISSFDAANRIAEKRIQDIKKIKR, encoded by the coding sequence ATGTCAACATCTCAAAATTCTATTTTTGAATTGATGAGCCAGTCCGGCCATCAGAACTTATTTTTCTGTAATGATGAATTGGTGGGCCTAAAAGCGATCGTCGCGATCCATGACACGACACTGGGACCTGCGATTGGTGGCGTTCGTATGCTGCCATACGAAACGACAGAAGAAGCTATTGAGGATGCTTTACGTTTATCCAAAGCCATTACGTATAAATCAGCTATTACGGGGTTGAACTTGGGCGGTGGAAGTGCGGTTATCATCGGTAATAGCCGTTTGGATAAATCGGAAGTTTTGTTGCGTCGTTTGGGCCAGTTCATTGAAGGACTGAACGGTAATTTTATTGCTTCTCTTGATGTAGGTACGACCCAACGGGATTTAGAGTATATTTACACCGAAACCACACATGTGGCCGGTTTGCCGAAAGCCATACGTGGCAGTGGTGTCGGCGACACATCGATATTTGCAGCTCAGGGCGTGTATTTTGGTATCAAAGCCTGTCTCAAAGAACTTTACGGTTCGGAAAGTGTTGCAGGCAAAAAGGTGATCGTCCATGGCGTGGGCAGCGTGGGTGAGCGTCTGATCGCTATGCTGCGCGAAGAAAATGCACGTGTTTATGTCAGTGACATTACCGAAGAGAAAATGCTTAAAGTCGCCGCCAAATATAAGGCTGAGCCTATTCCATATAACGAAGTGTTCGATCACGACTTTGATGTGTATTCGCCATGTGCCCTCGGCGGGACCGTAAATCCAGAGTCAGCCCAGAAGATGCAATGCCGTATCATTGCAGGCTCGGCAAACAACCAGTTGAAAGATGAAATTGCCACGAGCACAATCCTTCACCAACGGGGTATCTTATATGCGCCGGATTACCTGATCAATGCAGGAGCACTCATTAGCTGTTATTCGGAAATTCAGAATTATGGTGTTGATCACACTGAATTTGTGATCAAGAATATATATAATGCAACCAGAGAGGTGTTGAAAAAATCAAAAGAGGAGAACATCTCCAGCTTTGACGCAGCCAATCGCATTGCGGAGAAACGTATCCAAGATATTAAAAAAATCAAGAGATAG
- the coaE gene encoding dephospho-CoA kinase (Dephospho-CoA kinase (CoaE) performs the final step in coenzyme A biosynthesis.), with translation MGLKIGITGGIGSGKTFICRLFQMLGVPVYNADEEAKKLMNTDSRIREKLVAQFGQAVYKDGQLDRAFLARVVFSDAQKLQILNSIVHPIVIQEAKDWAARQKTRYSLKEAALLFESGSYKELDYTILVTAPLDLRVQRVMHRDGMTEQQVRERISKQLSDEEKLQLTDFVIVNDGITPLLPQVWTLHQKFLK, from the coding sequence ATGGGATTAAAAATAGGAATAACCGGAGGAATCGGTTCGGGCAAGACCTTCATCTGCAGGCTTTTTCAGATGCTCGGCGTCCCCGTGTACAATGCAGACGAGGAGGCCAAAAAGCTCATGAACACCGACAGCCGTATCAGAGAAAAGCTGGTGGCCCAATTTGGCCAGGCCGTGTATAAGGATGGACAGCTGGACCGAGCATTCTTAGCTCGTGTAGTGTTTTCTGACGCGCAAAAGCTGCAGATCCTCAATAGCATTGTGCATCCTATCGTTATTCAGGAAGCTAAAGACTGGGCAGCACGCCAAAAGACCCGTTACTCATTAAAGGAAGCGGCGCTTTTGTTTGAAAGTGGGTCGTACAAAGAGCTCGATTACACGATATTGGTTACCGCTCCCCTGGATCTCCGTGTTCAGCGGGTGATGCACCGGGACGGGATGACCGAGCAGCAGGTGCGCGAACGCATCAGCAAACAACTGTCTGATGAAGAAAAATTGCAGTTGACCGACTTTGTCATCGTTAACGACGGTATCACACCACTACTACCTCAGGTGTGGACACTACATCAGAAATTTCTTAAATAA
- a CDS encoding exonuclease has product MSMILADFLVRKPEGFYCRYGDFFIDASSPVLHNIVSHAHGDHASSGHDYVYCTHGTALFMDYRYKQRRKDSYQVKLFRTAFTIGSVEITLLPAGHILGSAQILMVYRGVRYLYTGDYKLQSDETCEAIEVQQADVLITESTFANPDIIHPDPVQEIRKLEGHASNILLGTYVLGKAQRITDLINSYCPDKKVLVHNGILPYHRLYDQHGFKKLKYEPYNRREMRQGDQNKVYLVPPMTFNSYFRATKVLRAFASGWKRLQAQNDIELYISDHVDWNDILRYIQLVAPREVWTLHGDGTVLKSYFDRTLVVRDVLTE; this is encoded by the coding sequence ATGTCTATGATATTGGCTGACTTCTTGGTCAGAAAACCTGAAGGCTTTTACTGCCGTTATGGCGATTTCTTTATCGATGCCAGTAGTCCCGTACTTCACAATATTGTTTCTCATGCCCATGGCGACCATGCCAGCTCGGGACATGATTACGTTTATTGTACGCATGGTACGGCGCTATTTATGGACTATCGATATAAGCAGAGACGTAAAGATTCTTATCAGGTCAAATTGTTTCGTACGGCTTTTACTATCGGATCGGTAGAGATCACCCTGTTGCCCGCGGGGCATATACTGGGCTCGGCACAGATCCTGATGGTATATAGAGGAGTCCGTTATCTCTATACCGGCGACTATAAGCTGCAGTCAGATGAAACCTGTGAAGCTATTGAAGTGCAGCAGGCTGATGTGCTGATCACGGAGAGCACATTTGCCAACCCCGATATTATACATCCCGATCCAGTGCAGGAGATCCGGAAACTGGAGGGCCATGCCAGTAATATTCTGCTGGGCACCTATGTGCTGGGTAAAGCGCAGCGGATTACTGATCTGATCAACAGCTATTGTCCCGACAAAAAAGTGCTGGTCCACAACGGTATCTTGCCTTACCATCGTCTTTACGACCAACACGGCTTTAAAAAATTGAAATACGAACCCTACAACCGACGTGAAATGAGGCAGGGTGACCAAAATAAAGTGTATCTGGTGCCACCCATGACCTTCAACAGTTATTTTCGGGCGACTAAGGTATTACGGGCGTTTGCCTCAGGCTGGAAGCGGCTGCAGGCACAGAACGATATTGAACTCTATATTTCTGATCATGTAGACTGGAACGACATTCTGCGGTATATTCAGCTCGTCGCTCCCAGGGAAGTATGGACATTGCATGGCGATGGCACTGTATTAAAAAGCTATTTTGACCGGACGCTTGTCGTGCGCGATGTGCTGACGGAATAA
- the yajC gene encoding preprotein translocase subunit YajC, giving the protein MNTVLLQAAGGNMMSFLPMVLIIVVFYFFMIRPQMKKQKEHKKYIEELGVNSKIVTTAGIHGRIVEVSDTTFLVDVGSGVRIRFDKSAVALDASKAANATEKSA; this is encoded by the coding sequence ATGAATACAGTATTATTACAAGCAGCGGGCGGGAATATGATGAGCTTTTTACCCATGGTTTTAATCATTGTGGTATTTTATTTCTTCATGATCAGACCGCAGATGAAGAAGCAAAAGGAACATAAGAAATATATTGAAGAATTGGGTGTAAACTCGAAGATCGTTACAACAGCAGGTATCCACGGCCGCATTGTGGAAGTGTCAGACACAACATTTCTGGTTGATGTAGGTTCCGGTGTAAGAATCCGATTTGATAAATCAGCGGTTGCTTTGGATGCTTCAAAAGCTGCAAATGCAACTGAAAAAAGTGCTTAA